tagaatttcatcttaccttataAAGTCTTGCTAGGATAAATTTCTATCATACTCCTTTTGTGCTTACAAAAAACATTAACTTCTGAATTTCCAAtgttgtaaataaaaatttttacaatTAAGTATGCATTCAATTGACGCACAAGGCAACCAAATAAATTCTGTCATCAACATTAGCATAATGTGTATTTCCTGTCACTGCACTAACATTAAACTAAACTTCAAACCACAAAACATTGTGACTAACATTAAAAAGGCAAGCTGTAAGATACTCAAAGCTTATAAAGGACAAATTGCACATGGTTAAGATGGGACGTCATTTGACAAGGGCTGGTGTTGTGCATATGGCTGCTTTTTTTTATATGAAGGCCACCGGCATACAGGGCAACAGTGTCGGCCCCCAGCCAACCACATCACAATGCAATTTTGATGAAACACATGACCACAAGGCAACCCCATTAACAAACATCCATTTTCAAAATTCTCTAGGCAAACAACACATTCAGTACAGTGCAGCATGTCAGCAGGCCAAGTTAACCAATCAGGTTCCATGTCTTCATTAGTGTTATATGATCCATATGACCTCCCCTTCCTTTCATATGGGCTGGTCTGACAATATTTATTGGCACATGAACAAGCCTCAGAATCACAAAGACTTGCTATTCCTGGAGAATTGTGAAGTATGCTTTGTTTATCTTCAAATGCTTCCTTCTCACTGCTAAAAGTGTCTGTGTTCTCACTGTCAGAATCATTTTCAATATCTTGAGAACCCTCTGACATTTCCTCTTCAGACCGGACTCCAAGACATTTGAATCGCCACATTGGTAAGTTTTTTATATAATCAGTTGGTATCAGAGGGTGAAGCCAAAGGTCAGGGAAAGCTAACCGCTCCAAGAATAAGTCAGGGTCTTCATCCCAATCAGATTCTACAGGGAAGTTCTGAAAAGAAGCAATTGGGTGGAAGAGGTAGCTGGTGTACCAGTCCCACAGACTTGATAACCATTCTAAGTTATTGGCATTGACTTCATCATTGTTGTTGCGCCGTCTCTTCTTCTCAAAGTAATCAATTAGTAAACCATGTCCAAGGTATGTACTGAGAAATAGGGCTGGGTGTGAAGAATAAAACATCCAGTCTGCCCTTACCCACGAAGCCAGTGTGGTTGTATTGGAATATCTCAACAACTTTAAGCTGTACTCATAAAAGCTATCTAAGTAAGGGAGCTGTAAAAAGCCCAACACAGGGAgccaggaaataattaacagagaaTTATATGTCCCTAAAGTGCTTATGAGAACCACAAATCGCTTAATGGTAGCTCCTTGTGTAATAAATAAGTCCATCCAAGCCATAAGATTTACTAGAACCAAGCTCAAAACAAACAGATCATTTACTTCGGGTTGTAAAGAGCGCAAAAATGAATCCAGGGCCTGAAGGGATATAAATTCACCTGTGTGGTTTCCGTATCTGTAACTTCCTTCAGGAGTTCTAAGTATATATGAGGGCATGTTATATACACCAATATCTGTCATGTAACTCTTGTTGTCCCAATTTTCcacattaacaaaaataaactcaactcTTCCAGTAAACTTTATACTTAGTGCAGAGAAGAAAGCTGGGGGTTGGTCAAGGTTTGCAAATAGGTATATTTTTACCCAATACTgatcagttttattccattcttctTTCAAATGCTCAACATTATAAATGGTTTTGATTCGAGAAGCTGCATGAGCAGTGATCCATTTAAAAATGTGCTCTACTTCAACCTTGCGTCCACTGTATTCTTTAAGCATGACTTTCCCTTTAGAAGTACTTGTTTGAGGAACAGACATAATGAGTGTAGATCGTACCCAGCCTCTTCTCCTGCAATATCTACAAGAGAGCAAACTGTGAGTAAAGGGCTAGGCTGTTGTATAAACAATTTatcttcctcttataaatttCTTCCCCAAACAAATAATCTCCAAATAATCAAAGTACCAATACATGGCAGTTGTGCAAGAGGAAAAGCAAGCTTTTTATAGTTTGTTCTGTatttctatgtttctattttttttttaaagaaaatgtattgaaAAGTCTTGAGTCAAAGGATCAGCAAATACTTTAGCATATCTTATGTACCTACTACTGCATTATGTGCTAAGATCCAAAAAGATAATAGATAATAGGTAAATAATTCCTATTTTCAAGGGATTTTAAATCCTATTAAGGAGATAAAACAGTCAAAAACCATGTATGTGTTCTTGTTAATGCAGAAGTTCAAAGAAACAAAGTATCATTGTGAGTTTGAGCtggtaaagattttatgaaagCTTTGGAAATTGAACTGGTTCTTTAAGGATGGTTAGAATTCATACAggtggaagagagagaagaaaacagattatCCCATACTCTGAATCCATGACTCGGTGCAAGGTCCTTGAGGCTAGGAGTCATGCATGCCCATGTATTAATTAAAGCACCTACCACGATGCCTGATGCACAGAGGTACTGCTACAGAGTAGTCTGCTCAAAAGCTAATCTAGAAAAGAGCAACTGCAAGCTCCATACATTTCTATATTCTTGTATCTCTTCAATATAAACCAAAAAGAGAAGTATTTAACATGGGGGAAATAAAGAAAGTATGTAGAATAAGAGATTCAGTCCCCATTTTATAGCAGAGATTTAAGTCATTTGTTCAGATTTATCCGGCAGGGTCATAACTCTACTCCTTTTGCAAGAGACAGCTTCTTGCTATGAGATTTGTGATATCCATCCATCCCCCCCCAAGAAGCTAGGtaacaaatgaaaggaaataatgaaaaatgagaacAGCTATTGTATCACAGCAGAGAgattataagataaaatattttcttctgttttctgtttttgagacactcgcactctgtcacccaggatagagtgccatggtgtcagcctagcttacggcaacctcaaactcatgggttccaGCAACCCTCCTAtcttaggctcccaagtagccgggactgtaactgcctaccacaacacccagctaattttttctactttttagagacagggtcttgctcttcttcaggcttgtctcgaactcctgaggttaAGGGAACCACTCACCTTAACCTTCAACAGAGCTATGATTATAGAAATAAGCAACCTCACCTGgtcccattttcattttttttaagtatttttttccataaacCTACCATGTGGAATTTTACAATATCCAAATTTTACCTCAATGAAGTTGTAGAAAGAAAATCTACCACATATATATACCTTTTGTCCATTACAGGTTTGTAAATGGATAGTAATAAATCTGATTTCTTATTTTGCTACTCTGAGTATTAACGTAAAAATCATAAATGTTATTCTTTACTTAGCATGATTatcttattaaattaaataagcaTCATGATTAGATATCAAGAGAGAACAAGCTTGACGTATGGTAGCATATAGGTTTATAATGATAACATAACTAattttatctcaagaattttgtgatatagttgTAGATAAGTGAAGACAACATGTTATATCTCAAAGACAAGGTTAGTAATGACTCTGTGAAACTATTTGGGTTACTCAGAATCACAGATCATGACTCTTAGCTTCTTGTGGAGTTGATTCACTTCCCTAATGAGATAGAATCTACTAATATCAATACTATTTTAACTAAAATGGTTTGGAAAGTGCATATTTCTACAAAATAATCTTCTATCCAGTGCAAAATAACTCATTAACATGAATTCTATTTTTACCCTCTCCAACAAAACAAGTCAAACATGTCTGGATAATTCTCttattaacatattaaatatCCTTAATTAGCTTAAATGTTTTAATTGAATATGACACTTGTGATGACACATTTCGACTCTTGGCcattctttttatcttctagTAATTACCATGGCTTCTCATCTGTTTCATAAATTAAATGCCAGTCTTTCTGACAGAAAACCTTATTCTGTAAAAAGGACATGGTCTAAGTGTATACATTTCTTTAGGTAAGAGTATATGTCATGTGCTTTCTTTTCAGTTCACAGCTAAGTGACAATTTTAAGATTTATCATTCTGCCTAGAACTTAAGAGTAAAATTCCAAAGAAAATTCCAAATGTCatcatatatttttcaaattaaatgtttttcagaCTTGGAAAAGATCTCTAATACTTACAAAACAGCAGGCTACTAATATATAGTTCTCTAAACACtgttctaaagaaataaaaacataaatatagcatatcatattaattttaaaattctactgctaaacagaaataaaaactaatatatatattgtttttaagaatatattgtatgcccttatattaatataaacaacTTTactgccaattaaaaaaaatttttttttttttttttgagacagtcttaagctgtcgtcttgggtagagtgccgtgatgtcacagctcacagcaacctctaaactcttgggcttcagcgattctcttgcctcagcctcctaggtagctgggactataggcaccctccacaatacctggatattttttggttgtagttgtcactgttgtttggcaggcctgggctggatttggtgcatgtggctggcaccctagccactgagctataggcgctaaacctaaaaaatatactttttaaaggtctgaatagggcggcgcctgtggctcaaggagaagggcgccggtcccatatgccggaggtgaagggttcaaacctagccccagtgaaaaaccagaagaaaaaaaaaaaaaagaggggcggcacctgtggcttagtcggtagggcgccggccccatataccgagggtgacgggttcaaacctggccccagccaaactgcaaccaaaaaataaaaaaaaaaaatagccgggcgttgtggtgggcgcctgtagtcccagctacttgggaggctgaggcaagagaatcgctgaagcccaggagttggaagttgctgtgagctgtgtgaggccacggcactctaccgagggccataaagtgagactctgtctctacaaaaaaaaaaaaaaaaagaaaagaaaggtctgAATAAATTCAGTGACAATATCATGAAAACATTCTCTACTTCTTAAAGTAAATCTTTCGAGCTCTCTTACGAACTTTTTGAGATCTCTTAGagaataaaaagactaaaaatgatAGGAAATATGGCTAGGGAGTTTTGGTATTCTAGTTTCTGGAGTGGCAtgctatatttaaaaagaaaatttgggctCGGTTCCTATAGctaaagcagctaaggcgccagccacatataccagagctggcaggttcgaatccagcctgggcctgccaaacaacaatgacaactacaacaaaaaaatagctgggcattgtggtagatgcctgtagtcccagcaacttgggaagctgaggcaagagaatcacttaagcccaggagttggaggttgctgtgagctgtgatggcacagcactctaccgaggctctgtctcaaaaaaataaataaaaataaaaataatttaaaaataaataaataaataaaaataaaacttggtgTTTCTATTTCTGTATGCTATTTCTTCAGAGATCATTGGCCTCCTTGGCTTTCCTGGCTCTCTTTCCAATTCTCcattccttttcccttctccttccctgctTATAAGGCCCCATCCctgacatactttttttttgagagtctcactttgttgccctgggtagagtgccgtggcatcacagctcacagcaacctccaactcttgggcttaagttattctcttgcctcagcctcctaagtagctgggactacaggcacatgctacaatgcccagctacttttttgttgtagttgtcattgttgtttagcgggcctgggccaggttcaaacctgccaaccccggtgtacgtggccagcaccctaaccacggaGCTACTGATGCCAAGCCAACACTCTCATCATAAGCTTTCCCTTATACCATTCAGCTCCTACAATTCCCATGTTGCCCATCTTCTCTTTGCTATCCCCTATAGCTCATGCTCCTCCAGCCCCATACACTCATAAATACCACCTCATCTACTTTCTCCAAAAAAGAGCAGACTGTGGACCTGACAGGAAAATCTCTTTGAAATAGATCTCTTtgttggggaaggagaggaggtagACTCAGGCAAGACTAATCCTGCTGGgtataaagagaaagaaactgttaCAACTAGTCAGGGTGAGAAGCTGCCCAGAAG
The sequence above is a segment of the Nycticebus coucang isolate mNycCou1 chromosome 4, mNycCou1.pri, whole genome shotgun sequence genome. Coding sequences within it:
- the RNF103 gene encoding E3 ubiquitin-protein ligase RNF103 isoform X1, with protein sequence MWLKLFFLLLYFLVLFVLARFFEAIVWYETGIFATQLVDPVALSFKKLKTILECRGLGYSGLPEKKDVRELVEKSGDLMEGELYSALKEEEASESVSSTNFSGEMHFYELVEDTKDGIWLVQVIANDRSPLVGKIHWEKMVKKVSRFGIRTGTFNCSSDPRYCRRRGWVRSTLIMSVPQTSTSKGKVMLKEYSGRKVEVEHIFKWITAHAASRIKTIYNVEHLKEEWNKTDQYWVKIYLFANLDQPPAFFSALSIKFTGRVEFIFVNVENWDNKSYMTDIGVYNMPSYILRTPEGSYRYGNHTGEFISLQALDSFLRSLQPEVNDLFVLSLVLVNLMAWMDLFITQGATIKRFVVLISTLGTYNSLLIISWLPVLGFLQLPYLDSFYEYSLKLLRYSNTTTLASWVRADWMFYSSHPALFLSTYLGHGLLIDYFEKKRRRNNNDEVNANNLEWLSSLWDWYTSYLFHPIASFQNFPVESDWDEDPDLFLERLAFPDLWLHPLIPTDYIKNLPMWRFKCLGVRSEEEMSEGSQDIENDSDSENTDTFSSEKEAFEDKQSILHNSPGIASLCDSEACSCANKYCQTSPYERKGRSYGSYNTNEDMEPDWLTWPADMLHCTECVVCLENFENGCLLMGLPCGHVFHQNCIVMWLAGGRHCCPVCRWPSYKKKQPYAQHQPLSNDVPS